The nucleotide window TCCTTGGAACAGATGATCGCCGCCGCCGCGCCACAGGTTGGCGGACAGGCCATGAGCTTGGTCATCACGCCCGGCCACACGACCTGGGCCGCCATGACGTCTTCAGCCGTCACCTCCTGCCGGAACAGGGCCACCGGATTCTTGGCCGCATGGCGGCTGGCCTTGGCGCGGATCTTGGCGAAGGTCTCAAGAGGCGTGCCGAACTCGTCCATGTGCGCCTTGCCCGCACCGCCGAAGTACCGCAGCGCCAGCGGAATCTCGGCGCTGCCAACCAGATCGTCGGTTTCTGCATCGAAAGCCGCAAACGGGCTGACCCGATCATGGAACATCGCACCGATTGCGCCGGGCTGCATCTGTTCGAACCCAAGTGCCAGAGCACATTCAACCGCGCCGCTTTCAACTGCCTGCCGGGCTAGGAACAGGGCAGACGAACCGGTCGAGCAGTTGTTATTCACATTCAAAATCGGGATGCCGGTCATTCCAACATGGTACAAGGCGCGCTGACCGCAGGTGCTGTCGCCATAGACATAGCCCACATAGGCCTGTTGGATTTTTCTATAATCCAATCCCGCGTCCGCCAGAGCGGACCGGGTCGCAGCGGTCGCCATCACATCGTAGCTTTCGGATTTTCCCGGCTTCTGGAACGGGACCATCCCGACGCCGGCGACATAGGCTTTGTCTGTCATCTCTCTCTCCCAATTTTGGTGCGGCTATTCCAATGTTACGCCATACCATTTTCTACCACTTGTTAGAATTAAGCTCCTGCCCCGCCAACTGTCAACACTGTTACGCCATGACGTAGGGTGCTTGCCCATTTTCCTGACTTATGTTTGCTTTGCTTGACTGTGGGTATTGGAAGGCAGCACATTTCGGGCCTTCGGCTGCCAGCATGACTGCCCATGAACGTTTGGTGTCGGTTTTCCGAAACTAGCGGCACGCAGACTGCGAAAGGAAGAGAGAATGGCGTATTGTTAT belongs to Frigidibacter mobilis and includes:
- a CDS encoding lipid-transfer protein, with translation MTDKAYVAGVGMVPFQKPGKSESYDVMATAATRSALADAGLDYRKIQQAYVGYVYGDSTCGQRALYHVGMTGIPILNVNNNCSTGSSALFLARQAVESGAVECALALGFEQMQPGAIGAMFHDRVSPFAAFDAETDDLVGSAEIPLALRYFGGAGKAHMDEFGTPLETFAKIRAKASRHAAKNPVALFRQEVTAEDVMAAQVVWPGVMTKLMACPPTCGAAAAIICSKEFADKHGLDSSVRIAAQAMTTDGPETFEAHDMREVVGFSMAKRAADQVYEAAGIGPEDVDVVELHDCFAHNELITYEALGLCGRGEAAKFVDDGDNTYGGKYVTNPSGGLLSKGHPLGATGLAQCTELVQQLRGQADARQVDGARLALQHNLGLGGACVTTLYEKA